The following coding sequences lie in one Mesorhizobium sp. DCY119 genomic window:
- the msrB gene encoding peptide-methionine (R)-S-oxide reductase MsrB produces the protein MDTHTYPVTRTDAEWRALLTPEQYAVMRGHGTERPGSCALLYEKRAGTFTCAGCDQPLFESKLKFESGTGWPSFNDPVEGSVETTVDRSYGMVRTECHCARCGSHLGHVFEDGPPPTGLRYCINGVALNFQPA, from the coding sequence ATGGACACCCACACTTATCCCGTCACCCGCACCGACGCAGAATGGCGCGCGCTGCTGACACCCGAACAATATGCGGTCATGCGCGGTCACGGCACCGAGCGGCCGGGAAGCTGCGCCCTGCTTTACGAGAAGCGCGCCGGCACTTTTACCTGCGCCGGCTGCGACCAGCCCCTGTTTGAATCGAAGCTGAAATTCGAGAGCGGCACCGGCTGGCCGAGCTTCAACGACCCGGTCGAGGGTTCGGTGGAAACAACCGTCGACCGCAGCTACGGCATGGTGCGCACCGAATGCCACTGCGCGCGTTGCGGCAGCCATCTCGGCCATGTCTTCGAGGACGGCCCGCCGCCGACTGGCCTGCGCTATTGCATCAACGGCGTCGCGCTGAACTTCCAGCCTGCTTGA
- a CDS encoding VWA domain-containing protein, whose amino-acid sequence MFIPFFLELKAAKVPVSLREYLSLLEGLEAGLVDYDVEGFYYLARAALVKDERHIDRFDQVFAHVFKGIEALAGEGAIDVENLPEEWLRRLAEKHLSDDEKKLVEALGGFEKLMETLKKRLEEQKGRHQGGSKWIGTAGTSPFGAYGYNPEGVRIGQNESRHRRAVKVWDKREFKNFDDSVELGTRNIKVALKRLRRWVREGADEEFDLPGTIHATAEHGYLDVQTRPERRNAVKLLMFFDVGGSMDDHIKVVEELFSASRAEFRQLEYFYFHNCLYEGVWKDNRRRHSEVIPTHDVLHKYGHDYKVIFVGDASMSPYEIAYAGGSVEHWNPEPGALWLQRVIAQWPNAIWINPTREKHWSYTHSIKMIGDIFSGRMYPLTLSGLESATRELSRKH is encoded by the coding sequence ATGTTCATTCCCTTCTTTCTCGAACTCAAAGCCGCCAAAGTCCCTGTGTCCCTGCGGGAATATCTGTCCCTGCTCGAAGGGCTGGAAGCGGGACTGGTCGACTACGACGTCGAAGGCTTTTACTATCTCGCCCGCGCAGCACTGGTGAAGGACGAGCGCCATATCGACCGCTTCGACCAGGTCTTTGCCCATGTCTTCAAGGGCATCGAGGCATTGGCCGGCGAAGGCGCAATCGATGTCGAGAACCTGCCCGAGGAATGGCTGCGGCGGCTTGCCGAAAAGCACCTGAGCGACGACGAGAAAAAGCTGGTCGAGGCGCTGGGCGGCTTCGAAAAGCTGATGGAGACGCTGAAGAAGCGCCTGGAAGAGCAGAAGGGCCGGCATCAGGGCGGCTCGAAATGGATCGGCACCGCCGGCACCTCGCCCTTCGGCGCCTATGGCTACAACCCCGAAGGCGTACGCATCGGCCAGAACGAAAGCCGCCACCGCCGCGCGGTGAAAGTGTGGGACAAACGCGAGTTCAAGAACTTCGACGATTCCGTCGAGCTCGGCACCCGCAACATCAAGGTTGCGCTGAAGCGCCTGCGGCGCTGGGTGCGCGAAGGTGCGGACGAGGAATTCGATCTGCCCGGCACCATCCACGCCACCGCCGAGCACGGTTATCTCGACGTCCAGACCCGGCCGGAACGGCGCAACGCGGTCAAGCTCTTGATGTTCTTCGATGTCGGCGGCTCGATGGACGACCACATCAAGGTGGTGGAGGAGCTGTTTTCAGCCTCGCGCGCCGAATTCCGCCAGCTCGAATATTTTTACTTCCACAACTGCCTCTATGAGGGCGTCTGGAAGGACAATCGCCGCCGCCATTCCGAAGTCATCCCGACCCACGACGTGCTCCACAAATATGGCCACGACTACAAGGTCATCTTCGTCGGCGACGCCTCGATGAGCCCCTACGAGATCGCCTATGCCGGCGGTTCCGTCGAGCACTGGAACCCCGAGCCCGGCGCACTCTGGCTGCAGCGCGTCATCGCGCAATGGCCGAACGCCATCTGGATCAACCCGACGCGCGAAAAGCACTGGAGCTACACCCATTCTATCAAGATGATCGGCGACATTTTTTCCGGTCGTATGTATCCGCTGACGCTCTCCGGCCTCGAAAGCGCAACCAGGGAGCTGTCGAGGAAGCATTGA
- a CDS encoding DUF6691 family protein: protein MTFVVNLLLGLLFGIGLVVSGMSNPAKVLNFLDLTGTWDPSLAFVMIGAVLVAFLGYRVVLKRDRPLLANAFRLPTAKDVDARLLAGAAIFGVGWGLGGFCPGPALTALGLAAPGALVFLPAMFAGLWAARMLTLARSPLKEA, encoded by the coding sequence ATGACATTCGTCGTCAATTTGCTGCTCGGCCTGCTCTTCGGCATCGGCCTCGTCGTCTCGGGCATGTCGAACCCCGCCAAGGTGCTCAATTTCCTTGATCTCACCGGAACATGGGACCCGTCGCTCGCCTTCGTGATGATAGGCGCGGTGCTTGTCGCGTTCCTCGGCTATCGCGTCGTGCTGAAGCGTGACCGCCCGCTGCTGGCGAATGCATTCCGGCTGCCCACGGCGAAGGATGTGGATGCGCGCCTGCTTGCCGGCGCTGCGATCTTTGGCGTTGGCTGGGGGCTTGGAGGTTTCTGTCCGGGGCCGGCGCTGACGGCACTTGGTCTGGCCGCACCCGGAGCGCTGGTATTCCTGCCCGCAATGTTCGCGGGCCTATGGGCTGCCCGCATGTTGACCCTTGCCCGATCGCCCCTGAAGGAGGCATGA
- a CDS encoding YeeE/YedE family protein, which yields MTEFTPFASLIGGALIGLSAVLLMALDGRIAGISGIAARLLPPYRDGTGTLSALAFVAGLVCAPFVVMAVTGQPVLQTVSSNLPLMAIAGLLVGFGANLGGGCTSGHAVCGISRLSTRSIVATVTFMATAFITVFVVRHMVGG from the coding sequence ATGACTGAATTCACGCCGTTCGCTTCATTGATCGGCGGTGCCCTCATCGGCCTTTCCGCCGTGCTGCTGATGGCTCTGGACGGCCGTATCGCCGGGATCAGCGGCATAGCCGCGCGCCTGCTGCCGCCCTATCGGGATGGCACAGGCACCCTGTCGGCGCTCGCTTTCGTGGCGGGCCTCGTCTGTGCACCCTTCGTCGTGATGGCCGTGACTGGCCAGCCCGTCCTGCAGACGGTTTCATCGAACCTGCCCCTCATGGCCATCGCCGGCTTGCTGGTCGGCTTCGGCGCGAACCTCGGCGGCGGCTGCACCAGCGGGCACGCCGTCTGCGGCATATCGCGTCTCTCGACACGCTCGATCGTCGCTACGGTCACCTTCATGGCCACCGCCTTCATCACGGTCTTCGTCGTGCGTCACATGGTTGGAGGCTGA
- a CDS encoding glycoside hydrolase family 25 protein has translation MGAVIADSQQTLPHQALAAAAPVPPAAVALAVESKSAGMPVPELKPVALMVPANPSAGMVPLERSRIYSRQFRDAKPINFGKASPRALAVHGVDVSRWQGEIDWQRLRSQGANFAYIKATDGGDHLDPMFRKNWRGAQEAGLKRGAYHFFYWCRTAGEQADWFIRNVPKVEGALPPVIDVEYNGESKCQRRLSRAKVLEKMQVFMDKLERHYGQRPIIYTAPDFYRDNLRGEFQDYPFWLRAVAQHPSKVYPGRKWVFWQYSGSGLSHGVAGKIDLNVFHGSESDWHRWVSNQTAVLTADRTQ, from the coding sequence GTGGGTGCGGTCATTGCCGATTCTCAGCAAACGCTGCCGCACCAGGCATTGGCGGCGGCTGCCCCGGTTCCGCCGGCTGCGGTGGCGCTTGCGGTCGAGTCCAAGTCGGCAGGAATGCCGGTGCCCGAGTTGAAGCCGGTCGCGCTGATGGTGCCTGCCAACCCATCGGCCGGTATGGTGCCGCTTGAGCGCAGCCGCATCTACAGCCGCCAGTTCCGCGACGCCAAGCCGATCAATTTCGGCAAGGCCTCGCCCAGGGCGCTGGCTGTGCACGGTGTCGATGTTTCGCGCTGGCAGGGCGAGATCGACTGGCAGAGACTGCGCAGCCAGGGCGCGAACTTCGCCTATATCAAGGCTACCGACGGCGGCGACCATCTCGACCCGATGTTCCGGAAAAACTGGCGCGGCGCCCAGGAGGCCGGGCTGAAACGCGGCGCCTATCACTTCTTCTACTGGTGCCGCACCGCCGGTGAGCAGGCCGACTGGTTCATCCGCAACGTGCCGAAGGTGGAAGGCGCGCTGCCGCCGGTCATCGACGTCGAATACAATGGCGAGTCGAAATGCCAGCGCCGCCTGTCGCGCGCCAAGGTGCTGGAGAAGATGCAGGTCTTCATGGACAAGCTGGAACGGCACTACGGCCAGCGTCCGATCATCTACACCGCGCCGGATTTCTACCGCGACAATCTCAGGGGCGAATTCCAGGATTATCCGTTCTGGCTCCGCGCCGTCGCCCAGCACCCGTCCAAGGTCTATCCCGGCCGCAAGTGGGTGTTCTGGCAGTATTCGGGGTCCGGGCTGTCGCATGGCGTTGCCGGGAAGATCGACCTCAACGTCTTCCACGGCAGCGAGAGCGACTGGCACCGCTGGGTGTCGAACCAGACCGCGGTGCTTACAGCAGATCGTACTCAATGA